Proteins encoded within one genomic window of Triticum aestivum cultivar Chinese Spring chromosome 2D, IWGSC CS RefSeq v2.1, whole genome shotgun sequence:
- the LOC100037550 gene encoding probable serine/threonine-protein kinase PBL7, whose translation MGCFPCFDSGSDGELLYPKQGGGGGGNGTGGRTAAAASSSGVGAREERPMVPPRVEKLPAGAEKARAKGNAGMKELSDLRDANGNVLSAQTFTFRQLTAATRNFREECFIGEGGFGRVYKGRLDGGQVVAIKQLNRDGNQGNKEFLVEVLMLSLLHHQNLVNLVGYCADGEQRLLVYEYMPLGSLEDHLHDLPPDKEPLDWNTRMKIAAGAAKGLEYLHDKAQPPVIYRDFKSSNILLGDDFHPKLSDFGLAKLGPVGDKSHVSTRVMGTYGYCAPEYAMTGQLTVKSDVYSFGVVLLELITGRKAIDSTRPHGEQNLVSWARPLFNDRRKLPKMADPGLQGRYPMRGLYQALAVASMCIQSEAASRPLIADVVTALSYLASQIYDPNAIHASKKAGGDQRSRVSDSGRTLLKNDEAGSSGHKSDRDDSPREPPPGILNDRERMVAEAKMWGANLREKTRAAANAQGSLDSPTETG comes from the exons ATGGGTTGCTTCCCGTGCTTCGATTCGGGCTCCGACGGGGAGCTGCTCTACCCCaagcagggcggcggaggcggcggaaaTGGCACGGGCGGACGGACTGCGGCCGCGGCATCGTCCTCCGGCGTCGGCGCCCGCGAGGAGAGACCCATGGTCCCGCCGCGCGTCGAGAAGCTCCCCGCAG GGGCTGAGAAGGCAAGGGCAAAAGGCAATGCCGGAATGAAGGAGCTTTCAGATCTCAGGGATGCCAATGGCAATGTCCTCTCTGCGCAGACGTTCACCTTCCGCCAGCTTACAGCTGCCACGAGGAACTTCAGGGAGGAATGCTTCATTGGGGAGGGAGGGTTCGGACGTGTTTACAAGGGCCGTCTTGATGGAGGCCAG GTTGTTGCTATAAAGCAGCTCAATAGGGATGGAAACCAAGGAAACAAAGAATTTCTGGTGGAGGTCCTTATGCTCAGTTTGCTGCATCATCAAAACCTTGTTAATTTGGTTGGTTATTGCGCTGATGGAGAGCAACGCCTTCTGGTGTATGAGTATATGCCCCTTGGATCATTGGAAGACCATCTCCATG ATCTCCCTCCTGATAAGGAACCGTTGGACTGGAACACTAGGATGAAAATTGCAGCTGGTGCTGCTAAAGGGTTGGAATACCTCCATGACAAGGCACAACCACCAGTTATATATAGAGACTTCAAGTCATCAAATATTCTATTGGGTGATGATTTCCATCCAAAGCTGTCAGACTTTGGTCTCGCTAAATTGGGTCCTGTTGGTGACAAGTCTCATGTCTCTACACGTGTGATGGGAACATACGGCTATTGTGCTCCAGAATATGCTATGACAGGGCAACTTACAGTCAAGTCAGATGTCTATAGCTTTGGAGTGGTGTTGCTTGAGTTGATTACTGGCCGGAAGGCCATTGACAGCACCAGACCTCATGGGGAACAAAACCTCGTGTCATGG GCACGCCCTCTTTTCAATGACAGGCGGAAGCTCCCAAAGATGGCTGATCCAGGGCTGCAGGGACGATATCCCATGCGTGGGCTCTACCAAGCCCTCGCTGTGGCGTCAATGTGTATTCAGTCAGAGGCTGCTTCGCGACCACTTATCGCTGATGTTGTGACTGCTCTTTCCTACTTGGCGTCCCAAATTTATGATCCTAATGCGATCCATGCCTCGAAAAAGGCAGGTGGCGACCAGCGAAGTAGGGTTTCTGATAGTGGAAGGACGCTCCTGAAGAATGATGAGGCAGGCAGCTCAGGACACAAGTCGGATCGGGATGATTCCCCCAGGGAGCCTCCTCCGGGGATCCTTAATGACAGGGAGAGGATGGTGGCTGAGGCGAAGATGTGGGGTGCCAACCTGCGGGAGAAGACGCGTGCTGCTGCCAATGCACAGGGGAGCCTCGATTCTCCAACTGAAACCGGATAG